From Herbiconiux flava, one genomic window encodes:
- a CDS encoding winged helix-turn-helix domain-containing protein, giving the protein MNEASGDYTGIRLDERAVRVLAHPLRSRLLSRLRTDGPATATELAAQLQTNTGATSYHLRALESVGLVADTGEGAGKRRLWRAATDFHSWTDSDFAGDPDARTALDWLQRDYVRQFAARAEQWQDSASAWPAEWVDVLGQTDTVVTVTPEQAAGLREELAALFDRYRVLGSDDPRSRRIHLYLHASPLDPRPPQDADDGPTGGAVAPSSEGDR; this is encoded by the coding sequence GTGAACGAAGCATCGGGGGACTACACCGGGATCAGGCTGGACGAGCGCGCGGTCCGGGTGCTCGCGCATCCGCTGCGCTCTCGCCTGCTCAGCCGACTGCGCACCGACGGGCCCGCCACCGCGACCGAGCTCGCCGCGCAACTGCAGACCAACACGGGCGCGACGAGCTACCACCTCCGCGCGCTCGAGTCCGTCGGCCTCGTCGCCGACACCGGGGAGGGAGCCGGCAAGCGGCGGCTCTGGCGGGCCGCCACCGACTTCCACTCCTGGACCGACTCCGACTTCGCCGGCGACCCCGACGCCCGCACCGCGCTCGACTGGCTGCAGCGCGACTACGTGCGGCAGTTCGCCGCCCGGGCCGAGCAGTGGCAGGACTCGGCGTCGGCGTGGCCGGCGGAGTGGGTCGACGTGCTCGGCCAGACCGACACCGTCGTGACCGTCACGCCCGAGCAGGCGGCGGGGTTGCGCGAGGAGCTCGCGGCTCTGTTCGACCGGTACCGGGTGCTCGGGTCGGATGATCCGCGGAGCCGCCGCATCCATCTGTACCTGCACGCCAGCCCCCTCGACCCGCGCCCGCCGCAGGACGCCGACGACGGTCCCACCGGAGGTGCCGTCGCGCCCTCGTCCGAGGGCGATCGATGA
- a CDS encoding DUF3618 domain-containing protein, translating into MTDSPEEIRARIEATRAELGGDVDALADKVTPSKIVGRQTDKVKGAVGSVKDRVFGAADDATSSLSDAGSSAVGAVAGAKDRVAAKAEGNPLAVGLIAFGVGLLAASLIPATAKEKEVASNLKDQAQPLVDHVTDAAKEVGQNLKEPAQDAAAAVKDAATGAADTVKSEATSAAGEVKDQAQQSKDTVTGS; encoded by the coding sequence ATGACCGATTCACCGGAAGAGATCCGTGCCCGCATCGAGGCCACGCGCGCCGAGCTCGGCGGCGACGTCGACGCCCTGGCCGACAAGGTCACCCCGTCCAAGATCGTAGGCCGCCAGACCGACAAGGTGAAGGGCGCGGTCGGCTCGGTCAAGGACCGCGTGTTCGGCGCCGCCGACGACGCGACGTCGTCCCTGTCCGACGCCGGCTCCAGCGCGGTCGGCGCCGTCGCCGGCGCGAAGGACCGGGTCGCGGCCAAGGCGGAGGGCAACCCGCTCGCCGTTGGCCTGATCGCGTTCGGCGTCGGCCTGCTCGCCGCGTCCCTGATCCCGGCCACGGCGAAGGAGAAGGAGGTCGCCTCGAACCTCAAGGACCAGGCGCAGCCCCTCGTCGACCACGTCACGGACGCGGCCAAGGAGGTCGGCCAGAACCTGAAGGAACCGGCTCAGGATGCTGCCGCCGCCGTGAAGGACGCGGCCACCGGTGCCGCCGACACCGTCAAGTCGGAGGCGACCTCGGCCGCCGGCGAGGTCAAGGACCAGGCGCAGCAGTCGAAGGACACCGTCACCGGCAGCTGA
- a CDS encoding manganese catalase family protein, whose product MYFHVQEWINDIAEDEPDPAAANALQEGLGGQFGEMRTMMQYLFQAMNFRGPDAKPYRDLIQGVGTEEISHVELIGTTISRLLDGSPNYTGKKTDPLDTPGAGGATPLNIALDHGNIHHYLVGAQGAMPVDAAGNPWLGSYVYNSGNLVLDLLYNLMLESTGRLQKCRIYEMTANKTARSTIAYLIVRDQAHENAYAKALETLGVDWRKTLPIPKTNAEKFPEVKELVDLGLQSKQFSFDLKGESEAGRIFQGASPSNDGTDLDASEQAPIGTPSFIAPERLEEFSPGLDPELLKLIQATAEQELAEVNAFYGPTASK is encoded by the coding sequence GTGTATTTCCACGTTCAGGAATGGATCAACGACATCGCCGAGGACGAGCCGGATCCCGCTGCCGCCAACGCGCTGCAGGAGGGTCTCGGCGGCCAGTTCGGCGAGATGCGCACGATGATGCAGTACCTCTTCCAGGCCATGAACTTCCGCGGCCCCGACGCGAAGCCGTACCGCGACCTGATCCAGGGCGTCGGCACCGAGGAGATCAGCCACGTCGAGCTGATCGGCACCACGATCTCCCGTCTGCTGGACGGGTCGCCGAACTACACCGGCAAGAAGACCGACCCGCTCGACACCCCGGGCGCCGGGGGAGCGACGCCGCTGAACATCGCGCTCGACCACGGCAACATCCACCACTACCTCGTGGGTGCCCAGGGTGCGATGCCCGTCGACGCGGCGGGCAATCCGTGGCTCGGCAGCTACGTCTACAACTCGGGCAACCTCGTGCTCGACCTGCTCTACAACCTGATGCTCGAGTCGACCGGGCGCCTGCAGAAGTGCCGCATCTACGAGATGACGGCGAACAAGACGGCCCGCTCGACGATCGCCTACCTGATCGTGCGTGACCAGGCGCACGAGAACGCCTACGCGAAGGCGCTCGAGACCCTGGGCGTGGACTGGCGGAAGACGCTCCCCATCCCGAAGACGAACGCCGAGAAGTTCCCCGAGGTGAAGGAGCTCGTCGACCTGGGGCTGCAGAGCAAGCAGTTCTCGTTCGATCTCAAGGGCGAGTCCGAGGCCGGCCGCATCTTCCAGGGCGCCTCGCCCTCGAACGACGGCACCGACCTCGACGCGAGCGAGCAGGCTCCGATCGGCACGCCCTCGTTCATCGCACCCGAGCGGCTCGAGGAGTTCAGCCCGGGCCTCGACCCCGAGCTGCTGAAGCTCATCCAGGCCACGGCCGAGCAGGAGCTCGCCGAGGTGAACGCCTTCTACGGCCCGACGGCCTCGAAGTAG
- a CDS encoding ArsR/SmtB family transcription factor: MSTATATLSHTAALARLGHALADPTRSGILLALRRAPAYPSDLADSLGVSRQVMSNQLACLRGCGLVESTPDGRRARYRLADAHLTSALDELLRVVLHVEPDCCAGDGCTCA, encoded by the coding sequence ATGAGCACTGCGACCGCGACACTGTCCCACACGGCGGCGCTCGCCCGGCTCGGGCATGCGCTGGCCGATCCGACGCGCTCGGGCATCCTGCTCGCGCTGCGGCGGGCGCCCGCGTATCCCTCCGATCTGGCCGATTCGTTGGGAGTATCGCGACAGGTGATGTCGAACCAGCTCGCCTGCCTGCGCGGCTGCGGCCTCGTGGAGTCCACGCCCGACGGCCGGCGGGCCCGGTACCGGCTCGCGGATGCGCATCTCACCTCGGCGCTCGACGAGCTGCTGCGCGTGGTGCTGCACGTGGAACCCGACTGCTGCGCCGGTGACGGCTGCACGTGCGCATGA
- a CDS encoding ArsR/SmtB family transcription factor, whose translation MTIALPLLTSDAGACCTPVTGGELTAEDAERIAHTFKALGDPTRVRLLSLIAASEGGEACICDLTEPVGLSQPTVSHHMKQLVEAGLAVREQRGRWAYYRVVGDALDRAAQALRS comes from the coding sequence ATGACGATCGCACTCCCCCTGCTCACCTCGGATGCTGGCGCCTGCTGCACCCCCGTCACCGGCGGAGAACTCACGGCCGAGGACGCCGAGCGCATCGCTCACACCTTCAAAGCGCTCGGCGATCCGACCCGGGTGCGCCTGCTGTCGCTGATCGCCGCGAGCGAGGGCGGAGAGGCGTGCATCTGCGACCTCACCGAACCCGTCGGACTGTCGCAGCCGACCGTGTCGCACCACATGAAGCAGCTCGTGGAGGCCGGCCTCGCCGTGCGCGAGCAGCGCGGCCGCTGGGCCTACTACCGCGTCGTCGGCGACGCCCTCGACCGGGCGGCCCAAGCCCTCCGTTCCTGA
- a CDS encoding MFS transporter: protein MTAARAPLTLAAAERRLVLLTVTRWLPVGLVFGLTVLLPLERGLGLTEVGTLLAVQGFVVLALELPTGGLADSLGRRPLLIAAGVLAVLSSLLFVTASGFWMFAAALVLQGVFRALDSGPLEAWFVDTAHTADPAAPIEHGLSRAATALGVAIAGGALAGGALIAWHPVPGWSALVLPFVVATALTAGHTVLVAFLVREPPRPRDVSAGGRRAAGAHRVVLDGLRMLRTAPVLRSLVLVEVFWSVAMIAFETLTPVRLAALVGGEDEAGALYGPSAAAAWALFAAGSAVAGLVSRRAGVSATAIGARILNGLMVVAMGLVAGPVGLIAAFWLAYLTQGAAGPMHAALLHRQATGANRAVVLSMNSMVAGGSYSLGLLLLTPLAEAFGTGTAFVVAGSFSVVGALLYLPARRQERTAG, encoded by the coding sequence GTGACCGCAGCACGCGCGCCGCTGACGCTCGCCGCCGCCGAACGCCGGCTCGTGCTGCTCACCGTCACGCGGTGGCTGCCGGTCGGCCTCGTCTTCGGCCTCACCGTGCTGCTGCCCCTCGAGCGCGGTCTCGGTCTGACCGAGGTCGGCACCCTGCTGGCCGTGCAGGGCTTCGTCGTGCTCGCGCTCGAACTGCCGACCGGCGGGCTCGCCGACTCGCTCGGCCGCCGACCTCTGCTCATCGCCGCCGGGGTGCTCGCGGTGCTGTCGTCGCTGCTGTTCGTCACCGCGTCGGGGTTCTGGATGTTCGCGGCCGCCCTCGTGCTGCAGGGCGTCTTCCGGGCACTCGACTCGGGCCCGCTCGAAGCCTGGTTCGTCGACACCGCCCACACGGCCGACCCGGCGGCACCGATCGAGCACGGACTGAGCCGGGCCGCCACCGCGCTCGGCGTCGCCATCGCCGGGGGAGCGCTGGCGGGCGGCGCCCTGATCGCCTGGCACCCCGTGCCCGGCTGGTCGGCGCTGGTGCTGCCGTTCGTGGTGGCCACCGCGCTGACCGCCGGGCACACCGTGCTGGTGGCGTTCCTCGTGCGCGAGCCGCCGCGTCCGCGCGACGTGTCCGCGGGCGGTCGGCGGGCTGCCGGCGCACACCGGGTGGTCCTCGACGGTCTCCGGATGCTCCGCACGGCACCCGTGCTCCGGTCGCTGGTGCTCGTCGAGGTGTTCTGGAGCGTCGCGATGATCGCCTTCGAGACGCTGACGCCGGTGCGGCTCGCCGCGCTCGTCGGAGGCGAGGACGAGGCCGGAGCGCTGTACGGGCCGTCGGCGGCGGCCGCCTGGGCGCTCTTCGCCGCGGGGTCGGCGGTCGCCGGGCTGGTGAGCCGACGAGCGGGGGTGTCGGCCACGGCGATCGGGGCGCGCATCCTGAACGGCCTGATGGTGGTGGCCATGGGGCTGGTTGCCGGGCCCGTCGGGCTGATCGCCGCGTTCTGGCTCGCCTACCTGACGCAGGGCGCGGCCGGGCCGATGCACGCGGCACTGCTGCACCGCCAGGCGACGGGCGCGAACCGTGCGGTCGTGCTGTCGATGAACTCCATGGTCGCGGGCGGCAGCTACAGCCTCGGGCTGCTGCTGCTCACCCCGCTGGCCGAGGCGTTCGGCACCGGGACCGCCTTCGTCGTCGCCGGATCGTTCAGCGTCGTCGGAGCCCTGCTCTACCTGCCCGCCCGGCGGCAGGAGCGCACGGCGGGCTGA
- a CDS encoding phage holin family protein, which yields MIDSTPSEEKAATTSLGDLLGEVTKDLSTLMRQEVELAKAELKQSATRAGKGAGMLGGAGYAASMTILFLSIALWWALGTLVGGGWSGVIVAVIWAIVALILFVVGRKQLKEVNGAPKTVESLKKIPETLKRNEENR from the coding sequence ATGATCGACTCCACACCCTCCGAGGAGAAGGCCGCGACGACGTCGCTCGGCGATCTCCTCGGCGAGGTCACGAAGGACCTCTCCACGCTGATGCGCCAGGAGGTCGAACTCGCCAAGGCCGAACTGAAGCAGTCCGCCACCCGCGCCGGGAAGGGGGCGGGGATGCTCGGCGGTGCCGGCTACGCGGCGTCGATGACCATCCTGTTCCTCTCGATCGCGCTCTGGTGGGCGCTCGGCACCCTGGTCGGGGGCGGATGGTCGGGTGTGATCGTCGCCGTGATCTGGGCGATCGTCGCGCTGATCCTGTTCGTGGTCGGCCGGAAGCAGCTCAAAGAGGTCAACGGAGCCCCGAAGACCGTCGAATCCCTGAAGAAGATACCCGAGACGCTGAAAAGGAATGAGGAGAACCGATGA
- a CDS encoding DUF1059 domain-containing protein: MKTMTCRDLGGPCTLEHHADSADAIIQAQDRHLRDAVKSGDTTHQEARDAMKGRWLHPRKSLDWYNGVKNAFASLPAA; the protein is encoded by the coding sequence ATGAAGACGATGACCTGCCGCGACCTCGGTGGCCCCTGCACCCTCGAGCACCACGCCGACAGCGCCGACGCGATCATCCAGGCGCAGGACCGCCACCTGCGCGACGCGGTCAAGAGCGGCGACACGACGCACCAGGAGGCCCGCGACGCGATGAAGGGCCGATGGCTGCACCCCAGAAAATCCCTGGACTGGTACAACGGCGTCAAGAACGCCTTCGCGTCCCTCCCGGCCGCGTGA
- a CDS encoding cation diffusion facilitator family transporter, translated as MTTTLDPAADSRRLVLQRRIRWIVGFTIAYNVVEAIVAITAGSIASSAALIGFGLDSVIEVLSAAAVAWQFTRREPERWEKGTLRVIAVAFFALAAYVTVSSLAALAGREPVQHSTLGIVITALSVVVMPVLSLAERRAGRELGSATAVADSKQTLICTYLSAAVLVGLVANSLFGWWWADAVAGLVIAAFAIREGVEAWRGDACATSVGMLLENDDEHDH; from the coding sequence ATGACCACGACACTCGACCCCGCGGCCGACTCGCGTCGCCTGGTACTGCAGCGGCGCATCCGCTGGATCGTCGGCTTCACCATCGCCTACAACGTCGTCGAGGCGATCGTGGCGATCACCGCGGGGTCGATCGCGTCGTCGGCGGCGCTGATCGGCTTCGGGCTCGACTCGGTGATCGAGGTGCTGTCGGCGGCCGCCGTGGCCTGGCAGTTCACCCGGCGCGAGCCCGAACGCTGGGAGAAGGGCACGCTGCGGGTGATCGCGGTCGCGTTCTTCGCGCTCGCGGCCTACGTCACCGTCTCCTCCCTCGCCGCACTCGCCGGGCGGGAGCCGGTGCAGCACTCGACGCTGGGGATCGTGATCACGGCGCTCAGCGTGGTGGTCATGCCCGTCCTCTCCCTGGCAGAACGGCGCGCGGGCCGCGAGCTCGGCTCGGCGACGGCGGTCGCCGACTCGAAGCAGACCCTGATCTGCACCTACCTGTCCGCCGCGGTGCTCGTCGGCCTGGTGGCGAACAGCCTGTTCGGCTGGTGGTGGGCGGATGCGGTGGCCGGGCTGGTCATCGCGGCCTTCGCCATCCGGGAGGGCGTCGAGGCGTGGCGCGGGGACGCCTGCGCCACCTCGGTCGGGATGCTCCTCGAGAACGACGACGAGCACGACCACTGA
- a CDS encoding CPBP family intramembrane glutamic endopeptidase has protein sequence MAAVRHEVADAPGSGWRRFWDRGDWWRAVLLAAVYYGVYQVLSIAVGAVFGGRGGIRGEAGSAMDVFIGTGLPIILGAVVLLAFAASLGWLGELFGPQPVRGRRWMWVGIAVVLVINVSALGSVDFASAGAALVASWLLTGLFVGLAEELLTRGFVVNLMRKAGRGEVAVALVSAGVFAALHAGNFFTTDQGLATTATQVVYTFFFGIIMYLALRLTGRLIWPILLHASTDPTVSLFAAHPAAGDPLSIVASLSTYLVIVTGAVLLVVFLVSERRRRRADATAPAS, from the coding sequence ATGGCAGCGGTACGGCATGAGGTGGCGGATGCTCCGGGCTCGGGGTGGCGGCGGTTCTGGGATCGCGGTGACTGGTGGCGGGCCGTGCTGCTCGCGGCGGTCTACTACGGGGTGTACCAGGTGCTGTCGATCGCGGTGGGAGCGGTCTTCGGCGGGCGAGGCGGCATCCGCGGTGAGGCGGGCAGTGCGATGGACGTGTTCATCGGCACCGGGCTGCCGATCATCCTCGGAGCCGTCGTCTTGCTGGCGTTCGCGGCTTCGCTCGGTTGGCTCGGCGAGCTGTTCGGGCCGCAGCCCGTGCGAGGCCGACGGTGGATGTGGGTCGGCATCGCGGTCGTGCTCGTGATCAACGTGTCAGCGCTGGGCTCGGTCGACTTCGCGTCGGCGGGCGCCGCCCTCGTCGCCTCGTGGCTGCTGACCGGGCTGTTCGTCGGTCTCGCCGAGGAGCTGCTCACCCGTGGGTTCGTCGTGAACCTGATGCGCAAGGCGGGCCGAGGGGAGGTCGCGGTGGCCCTGGTCTCGGCAGGCGTGTTCGCCGCCCTGCATGCGGGGAACTTCTTCACCACCGATCAGGGGCTGGCGACCACGGCAACCCAGGTCGTCTACACGTTCTTCTTCGGCATCATCATGTACCTCGCGCTCCGACTGACCGGCCGGCTGATCTGGCCGATTCTGCTGCACGCCTCGACCGACCCGACCGTGTCGCTGTTCGCCGCGCATCCTGCAGCGGGTGATCCGCTCAGCATCGTCGCGTCGCTCAGCACCTACCTCGTGATCGTGACGGGGGCCGTGCTGCTCGTCGTCTTCCTCGTGAGCGAGCGCCGCCGGCGCCGGGCGGACGCCACGGCGCCGGCGAGCTGA
- a CDS encoding sigma-70 family RNA polymerase sigma factor, translated as MDQTTMFEGERPRLVGVAARVLGDRHEAEDIVQRTWLRLRANTTELDNPPAWLTTVTVRLCIDRLRELTPLPREVGDDTAIDAGGIAGGAPRTSDPLESVETTEAVGQALHVVVERLSPNERVALVLHESFGYDFDTIGEILDRSPAAARKLASRARGKVATAEQGGPVSDRHIVDAFMTAARGGDLGRLLALLAPDAIIRADEAAIAIGTPRLIEGREAVAGFFDGSAKATLATQIDGRPGAAWFRRGQAMVAFDFTIVDGAVQSVTFRADPGVLARVHRRSTPVT; from the coding sequence ATGGACCAGACCACGATGTTCGAGGGCGAGCGGCCCCGCCTCGTCGGCGTCGCCGCGCGCGTGCTCGGCGATCGCCACGAGGCCGAGGACATCGTGCAGCGGACCTGGCTCCGGCTCCGGGCGAACACCACCGAGCTCGACAACCCGCCGGCCTGGCTGACGACGGTCACCGTGCGGCTCTGCATCGACCGCCTGCGCGAGCTCACGCCCCTCCCCCGCGAAGTCGGCGACGACACGGCCATCGACGCGGGCGGTATCGCGGGGGGTGCGCCACGGACCAGCGACCCGCTCGAGTCAGTCGAGACCACGGAGGCCGTCGGTCAGGCCCTGCACGTCGTCGTCGAGCGCCTGAGCCCGAACGAACGCGTCGCACTCGTGCTGCACGAGTCGTTCGGCTACGACTTCGACACGATCGGCGAGATCCTCGACCGCTCCCCCGCCGCCGCACGCAAGTTGGCGTCGCGCGCGCGGGGCAAGGTGGCCACGGCCGAGCAGGGCGGACCCGTGTCCGACCGGCACATCGTCGACGCGTTCATGACCGCGGCGCGCGGCGGCGACCTCGGCCGACTTCTGGCGCTGCTCGCCCCCGATGCGATCATCCGGGCGGATGAGGCCGCGATCGCCATCGGCACGCCCCGCCTGATCGAGGGCCGGGAGGCGGTCGCCGGGTTCTTCGACGGCAGCGCGAAGGCGACGCTCGCGACGCAGATCGACGGCCGCCCCGGGGCCGCGTGGTTCCGCCGCGGGCAGGCCATGGTGGCCTTCGACTTCACGATCGTCGACGGCGCCGTGCAGTCGGTGACGTTCCGCGCCGACCCCGGGGTGCTCGCCCGGGTGCACCGCCGCTCGACCCCGGTCACATAA
- a CDS encoding dihydrofolate reductase family protein: MARLRVHNLAVSIDGFATGEGQSFEAPFGHAGHRLMQWFFPTRAFVAMSGHESEAVGAGTRGVDDAFAAATTVGIGAEIMGRRKFGPHEGPWEDESWRGWWGEEPPFHSPVVVLTHHERPDLAVGETTFHFRELPPVEALELAASLAGGLDVRLGGGPTAVRDFLAADLVDHLHIVVVPIVLGRGVRLWDGLEGLEERFSVEVTPSPSGVVHYVFTRLS, encoded by the coding sequence ATGGCCAGGCTCAGGGTGCACAATCTCGCGGTGTCGATCGATGGTTTCGCGACCGGGGAGGGGCAGTCGTTCGAGGCGCCGTTCGGGCACGCCGGGCACCGGTTGATGCAGTGGTTCTTCCCGACCCGCGCGTTCGTCGCGATGTCGGGGCACGAGTCGGAGGCCGTGGGGGCGGGCACCCGGGGCGTCGACGACGCCTTCGCGGCCGCCACGACCGTGGGCATCGGTGCCGAGATCATGGGGCGGCGCAAGTTCGGCCCGCACGAGGGCCCGTGGGAGGACGAGTCGTGGCGCGGCTGGTGGGGCGAGGAGCCGCCGTTCCACTCGCCGGTCGTCGTGCTGACGCACCACGAGCGGCCCGATCTCGCGGTGGGCGAGACCACCTTCCACTTCCGTGAGCTGCCACCGGTGGAGGCGCTCGAACTGGCGGCGTCGCTCGCCGGCGGTCTCGACGTGCGCCTCGGCGGCGGGCCCACCGCCGTGCGCGACTTCCTCGCGGCCGACCTCGTCGACCACCTGCACATCGTGGTCGTGCCGATCGTGCTCGGCCGCGGGGTGCGGCTCTGGGACGGGCTGGAGGGGCTCGAGGAGCGGTTCTCGGTCGAGGTCACCCCGTCGCCGTCGGGAGTCGTGCACTACGTCTTCACGCGACTGTCCTGA
- a CDS encoding heparan-alpha-glucosaminide N-acetyltransferase domain-containing protein — MTDEQGLGARDLQDAREAPGASSTTSGGDRRAPRPRIASLDLVRGLMLVATVVLGSLLSTPEWIDHATWASVHPADTLFPVFVTLSGCGLAFALRRGVRFGVLIRRTLVLLAAGLLYSAILSGSWALDTWRVTGVLQIYAVVVAALGLLHLVTRSWQGWAVVTALFAVAHSVLLSGWAERCVGGVLTRECNPSGAIDVLVFSAAHIYQHGGAGHDPEGLVASLGALVSASAGVTVGHLLLSVRRRSLHRSAGVGAAALPLMALAAAFLAAAFVLTWAPTLLGAQPVPMMKRLWSPPFALALASATTIALLLGHLLVDRAGTGRVIRGLSYPILALGRNSLLVYFGSHVLMGLLTRPLPDGSIPAETIATTVAVAGHVQATWTGLLLLFWILLTSLLHRHRLYLRP; from the coding sequence GTGACCGACGAACAGGGGCTGGGCGCGCGAGATCTCCAGGATGCGCGGGAGGCACCGGGCGCGTCATCCACGACCTCCGGCGGCGACCGCCGCGCTCCCCGTCCGCGGATCGCCAGCCTCGACCTCGTGCGCGGCCTGATGCTCGTCGCGACGGTGGTGCTCGGCAGCCTGCTCTCCACTCCGGAGTGGATCGACCACGCCACCTGGGCGTCCGTGCACCCGGCCGACACGCTGTTCCCGGTCTTCGTGACTCTCAGCGGGTGCGGGCTGGCCTTCGCCCTCCGGCGCGGGGTCAGGTTCGGGGTGCTGATCCGTCGCACGCTGGTGCTGCTGGCGGCGGGGCTGCTCTACAGCGCGATCCTGTCGGGCTCGTGGGCGCTCGACACCTGGCGGGTGACCGGTGTGCTGCAGATCTACGCCGTCGTCGTGGCGGCGCTCGGGCTGCTTCACCTCGTCACCCGCAGCTGGCAGGGCTGGGCCGTCGTCACGGCGCTGTTCGCCGTCGCCCACTCCGTGCTGCTCTCAGGCTGGGCGGAGCGCTGCGTCGGCGGAGTGCTCACCCGCGAGTGCAACCCCTCGGGCGCGATCGACGTTCTCGTCTTCTCGGCCGCCCACATCTACCAGCACGGTGGAGCTGGCCACGACCCCGAGGGACTCGTCGCATCGCTCGGCGCGCTCGTGAGCGCGTCGGCCGGGGTGACGGTCGGCCACCTGCTGCTCTCGGTGCGCCGACGGTCGCTCCACCGATCGGCCGGGGTCGGCGCCGCGGCGCTTCCCCTCATGGCACTGGCCGCGGCCTTCCTCGCTGCGGCGTTCGTGCTGACCTGGGCGCCCACCCTGCTGGGCGCGCAGCCGGTGCCGATGATGAAGCGCCTCTGGTCGCCGCCGTTCGCCCTGGCGCTGGCCTCGGCCACGACGATCGCCCTGCTGCTCGGGCACCTGCTCGTCGACCGCGCCGGCACCGGGCGCGTCATCCGCGGTCTCAGCTACCCGATCCTGGCGCTCGGCCGCAACAGCCTCCTGGTCTACTTCGGTTCGCACGTGCTCATGGGCCTGCTCACCCGCCCGCTGCCCGACGGCAGCATCCCCGCCGAGACCATCGCGACGACGGTGGCGGTGGCGGGGCACGTCCAGGCCACCTGGACCGGTCTCCTCCTCCTGTTCTGGATCCTGCTGACCAGCCTCCTGCACCGTCACCGGCTGTACCTGCGGCCGTGA